The Myxococcales bacterium genome includes the window TGCATCCCGTCACCCGAGTCGCCCGCGAAACGAATCACCACCCGATCGAGCGTTTGAATAGACTTGGTCATGGCTAAACGCGGCGACCCTACTCCCACGGCCCCGCAATGAAAAGGCCTATGTCGGCGCCCCCTCGCTGCGACAAACTACGCAGTACGGCATTCAACTATTTGTATTTAATTATCTTTTAGGGGCCTGGAGTGACCCTATAGCGCTTCGAGGTTGGGCACGATGATGATTTCGATGCGGCGGTTTTGCTCGCGGTTGCTGTCGATGTCATTGGGGGCGACGGGGGCGAATTCACCGTAGCCGGAGGCCGCGAGATTGGTCGGCGCAAAGCCGGCGTCGACGAGAAACTCGACGACGGCGATGGCGCGCGCGGTGGAGAGGTACCAGTTGTTTTTGTATTTCTTGTTGTGCCTCAGCGGCACGTTGTCGGTGTGCCCAGCGATCATGAAGCGGCGGTCGCGAAATTCATGCAGCACGCTTGCGATTTCCGCAAGCGCGGCCAGGCCCTCTTCGCTGAGATCTGCCGAGCCACTGGGAAACAGCACGCGCGAGGGCAAGTTGATGATCATTTGGCCGTTGCGAAACGACACGTCGAGGCGGCCGGTGTCGACGAGCTGCGCCAGCTTGGCTTGCAGCGAGCGATAGGCCACCAAGCCTTTTTCGGCCGCGTCGCGCTGGCGCTTGAGCTCGGCGAGTTCCGCCTCGGTTGCCTCCTTCTCGCCGCGCACGCGCCCGAGTTCGGCCTCCTTTTCGCCGCCCTCGACTTTAACTTTCTCGAGCTCGCCGGCCACCGTCTTAAGCGTCACTTCTTTTTCGCCGAGCGCCGCGGCCTTTTCTTCCGCCGCGGCACGCGCCACCGCCAGCTCGGAC containing:
- a CDS encoding OmpA family protein; this translates as MKKSTHEATLAKLDAAESELAVARAAAEEKAAALGEKEVTLKTVAGELEKVKVEGGEKEAELGRVRGEKEATEAELAELKRQRDAAEKGLVAYRSLQAKLAQLVDTGRLDVSFRNGQMIINLPSRVLFPSGSADLSEEGLAALAEIASVLHEFRDRRFMIAGHTDNVPLRHNKKYKNNWYLSTARAIAVVEFLVDAGFAPTNLAASGYGEFAPVAPNDIDSNREQNRRIEIIIVPNLEAL